A single Ziziphus jujuba cultivar Dongzao chromosome 11, ASM3175591v1 DNA region contains:
- the LOC107433006 gene encoding F-box protein SKIP24 isoform X3, which yields MAMTSLPDELWTRILEIGVQSRGFTYKDLCCLSISSRRLRRLSNDDSLWSHFLSSDFPLYPSASPLVSSKSIYKLRFEKVREKRIAAQRRALLRKESQIAEHSRKIREFENRLAEETSKMKATLSEVSNLRKVREASVALNVWQPEVVRGRHKELVEQSVVPVESRVNTLEMEFKVCKQQILVLKKAYNDEKQRLDTAKEELSSLKYHPLQNQELVGGGLDESHANIKTKKLKRSRKWKRHGVIFSFLG from the exons ATGGCGATGACTTCTCTACCAGACGAGCTGTGGACGCGAATTCTAGAAATCGGTGTTCAAAGTCGCGGTTTTACCTACAAGGATCTCTGTTGCCTCTCAATCTCATCCAGACGCCTTCGCCGATTATCCAACGACGACTCTCTCTGGTCCCACTTTCTCTCATCCGATTTTCCCCTCTATCCATCTGCTTCTCCATTGGTTTCCTCCAAATCCATTTACAAGTTGAG atttgagaaggtgagagagaagagaataGCCGCACAGCGTAGGGCTCTGCTGAGGAAAGAGAGTCAGATTGCTGAACATTCCAGAAAGATCCGAGAGTTTGAGAATCGGTTGGCTGAGGAAACCAGCAAAATGAAAGCAACTCTTTCTGAGGTATCGAATTTACGAAAGGTCAG GGAAGCTTCTGTGGCTTTGAATGTTTGGCAACCAGAGGTCGTTAGGGGAAGGCACAAAGAATTGGTGGAGCAGAGTGTTGTGCCTGTGGAGTCTCGGGTCAATACCTTGGAGATGGAATTTAAGGTTTGCAAGCAGCAGATTTTGGTATTGAAAAAGGCCTAT AATGACGAGAAGCAGAGGCTTGATACAGCGAAAGAAGAGTTGTCATCATTGAAGTATCATCCTTTACAGAATCAGGAATTAGTTGGTGGTGGGCTTGATGAATCTCATGCTAACATCAAAACAAAGAAGTTGAAAAGATCAA GGAAATGGAAGAGGCACGGGGTCATCTTCTCTTTTTTAGGGTGA
- the LOC107433006 gene encoding F-box protein SKIP24 isoform X2 produces MAMTSLPDELWTRILEIGVQSRGFTYKDLCCLSISSRRLRRLSNDDSLWSHFLSSDFPLYPSASPLVSSKSIYKLRFEKVREKRIAAQRRALLRKESQIAEHSRKIREFENRLAEETSKMKATLSEVSNLRKVREASVALNVWQPEVVRGRHKELVEQSVVPVESRVNTLEMEFKVCKQQILVLKKAYNDEKQRLDTAKEELSSLKYHPLQNQELVGGGLDESHANIKTKKLKRSIMSSGKWKRHGVIFSFLG; encoded by the exons ATGGCGATGACTTCTCTACCAGACGAGCTGTGGACGCGAATTCTAGAAATCGGTGTTCAAAGTCGCGGTTTTACCTACAAGGATCTCTGTTGCCTCTCAATCTCATCCAGACGCCTTCGCCGATTATCCAACGACGACTCTCTCTGGTCCCACTTTCTCTCATCCGATTTTCCCCTCTATCCATCTGCTTCTCCATTGGTTTCCTCCAAATCCATTTACAAGTTGAG atttgagaaggtgagagagaagagaataGCCGCACAGCGTAGGGCTCTGCTGAGGAAAGAGAGTCAGATTGCTGAACATTCCAGAAAGATCCGAGAGTTTGAGAATCGGTTGGCTGAGGAAACCAGCAAAATGAAAGCAACTCTTTCTGAGGTATCGAATTTACGAAAGGTCAG GGAAGCTTCTGTGGCTTTGAATGTTTGGCAACCAGAGGTCGTTAGGGGAAGGCACAAAGAATTGGTGGAGCAGAGTGTTGTGCCTGTGGAGTCTCGGGTCAATACCTTGGAGATGGAATTTAAGGTTTGCAAGCAGCAGATTTTGGTATTGAAAAAGGCCTAT AATGACGAGAAGCAGAGGCTTGATACAGCGAAAGAAGAGTTGTCATCATTGAAGTATCATCCTTTACAGAATCAGGAATTAGTTGGTGGTGGGCTTGATGAATCTCATGCTAACATCAAAACAAAGAAGTTGAAAAGATCAA TCATGTCCTCAGGGAAATGGAAGAGGCACGGGGTCATCTTCTCTTTTTTAGGGTGA
- the LOC107433006 gene encoding F-box protein SKIP24 isoform X1 — MAMTSLPDELWTRILEIGVQSRGFTYKDLCCLSISSRRLRRLSNDDSLWSHFLSSDFPLYPSASPLVSSKSIYKLRFEKVREKRIAAQRRALLRKESQIAEHSRKIREFENRLAEETSKMKATLSEVSNLRKVREASVALNVWQPEVVRGRHKELVEQSVVPVESRVNTLEMEFKVCKQQILVLKKAYNDEKQRLDTAKEELSSLKYHPLQNQELVGGGLDESHANIKTKKLKRSIYVLVFEQFFAVVIVRCETKM; from the exons ATGGCGATGACTTCTCTACCAGACGAGCTGTGGACGCGAATTCTAGAAATCGGTGTTCAAAGTCGCGGTTTTACCTACAAGGATCTCTGTTGCCTCTCAATCTCATCCAGACGCCTTCGCCGATTATCCAACGACGACTCTCTCTGGTCCCACTTTCTCTCATCCGATTTTCCCCTCTATCCATCTGCTTCTCCATTGGTTTCCTCCAAATCCATTTACAAGTTGAG atttgagaaggtgagagagaagagaataGCCGCACAGCGTAGGGCTCTGCTGAGGAAAGAGAGTCAGATTGCTGAACATTCCAGAAAGATCCGAGAGTTTGAGAATCGGTTGGCTGAGGAAACCAGCAAAATGAAAGCAACTCTTTCTGAGGTATCGAATTTACGAAAGGTCAG GGAAGCTTCTGTGGCTTTGAATGTTTGGCAACCAGAGGTCGTTAGGGGAAGGCACAAAGAATTGGTGGAGCAGAGTGTTGTGCCTGTGGAGTCTCGGGTCAATACCTTGGAGATGGAATTTAAGGTTTGCAAGCAGCAGATTTTGGTATTGAAAAAGGCCTAT AATGACGAGAAGCAGAGGCTTGATACAGCGAAAGAAGAGTTGTCATCATTGAAGTATCATCCTTTACAGAATCAGGAATTAGTTGGTGGTGGGCTTGATGAATCTCATGCTAACATCAAAACAAAGAAGTTGAAAAGATCAA TATATGTGTTAGTGTTCGAACAATTCTTCGCCGTGGTAATAGTACGATGTGAAACTAAAATGTGA
- the LOC107433006 gene encoding F-box protein SKIP24 isoform X4 yields MAMTSLPDELWTRILEIGVQSRGFTYKDLCCLSISSRRLRRLSNDDSLWSHFLSSDFPLYPSASPLVSSKSIYKLRFEKVREKRIAAQRRALLRKESQIAEHSRKIREFENRLAEETSKMKATLSEVSNLRKVREASVALNVWQPEVVRGRHKELVEQSVVPVESRVNTLEMEFKVCKQQILVLKKAYNDEKQRLDTAKEELSSLKYHPLQNQELVGGGLDESHANIKTKKLKRSNDNKGKKS; encoded by the exons ATGGCGATGACTTCTCTACCAGACGAGCTGTGGACGCGAATTCTAGAAATCGGTGTTCAAAGTCGCGGTTTTACCTACAAGGATCTCTGTTGCCTCTCAATCTCATCCAGACGCCTTCGCCGATTATCCAACGACGACTCTCTCTGGTCCCACTTTCTCTCATCCGATTTTCCCCTCTATCCATCTGCTTCTCCATTGGTTTCCTCCAAATCCATTTACAAGTTGAG atttgagaaggtgagagagaagagaataGCCGCACAGCGTAGGGCTCTGCTGAGGAAAGAGAGTCAGATTGCTGAACATTCCAGAAAGATCCGAGAGTTTGAGAATCGGTTGGCTGAGGAAACCAGCAAAATGAAAGCAACTCTTTCTGAGGTATCGAATTTACGAAAGGTCAG GGAAGCTTCTGTGGCTTTGAATGTTTGGCAACCAGAGGTCGTTAGGGGAAGGCACAAAGAATTGGTGGAGCAGAGTGTTGTGCCTGTGGAGTCTCGGGTCAATACCTTGGAGATGGAATTTAAGGTTTGCAAGCAGCAGATTTTGGTATTGAAAAAGGCCTAT AATGACGAGAAGCAGAGGCTTGATACAGCGAAAGAAGAGTTGTCATCATTGAAGTATCATCCTTTACAGAATCAGGAATTAGTTGGTGGTGGGCTTGATGAATCTCATGCTAACATCAAAACAAAGAAGTTGAAAAGATCAA ATGataataaagggaaaaaatctTAG